Proteins found in one Mangifera indica cultivar Alphonso chromosome 15, CATAS_Mindica_2.1, whole genome shotgun sequence genomic segment:
- the LOC123197329 gene encoding pentatricopeptide repeat-containing protein At2g33680-like, translating to MLNLLFPANFLLWPLKSYEYFPQLNTKLPSNKNFPQYTKQFCSISSVSSCEQIALHDDWPQLLKISVGSETLQLGQTVHAFLLKSGSQDHTFQANNLVNLYSKFKKLDDAQRVFDETLERNTITWTSLIKGYLENGDYESVFRIALDMCRLDEKFNQHTCSVVLQACSSKNDRILGEQIHGFVIKNGFEKNVFVATSLISMYSRSGFFDDAEKIFHSLVYKDVRCLNLMILEYDKAGYADKAFEVFVHLLTCGLEPNDYTFTNIISLCCENVGFEEGKQLHGVAIKYSLDRKVSVGNALVTMYGKCGMVDEAERMFNTVNGRNLISWTALMSGYLKSGLGGKAINLFLELLDHGIFCDSSSLVTVIDACSECRNLEFGLQLHGFVIKLGHLGDASIGTGLVDLYAKCGNLKSARMLFDGVSGKNAALFNALLVGFMETNGANEEDAMLLFSQQRLAGMRPDNVTFSRLISQSANKSCLVRGSSLHGYSIKSGYETDLIVGNALISMYAKCGSIEDAYQMFKGMSGHNVVSWNAILSAYALHGQGKKALLLFKEMKHEGFIPDEITVLAVLQACIYSGLWEDGICLFNEIEPIYGIKPILEHFNCMVDLLGRAGLLSEAMNLVKSSPYPHSPLLWRTLVSVSKLTGDLSFSILASKHLLNLEPEEAGSYILVSNMYAREGMLDEAAKVRTAMNDLKLSKEAGCSWIEINNTVHWFIASSKDHPRSREIYANLDLLSDEMKSKFDY from the coding sequence ATGCTTAATCTTCTGTTTCCCGCCAACTTTCTGCTTTGGCCATTGAAATCTTATGAATATTTTCCtcaattaaacacaaaattacCCAGTAATAAGAACTTTCCACAGTACACAAAACAATTTTGTTCCATTTCAAGTGTTTCATCTTGTGAACAAATTGCTCTTCACGATGACTGGCCTCAGCTCCTCAAAATCTCAGTTGGCTCTGAAACCCTACAATTGGGTCAAACGGTTCATGCCTTTTTACTGAAATCAGGCTCTCAAGACCACACCTTTCAGGCCAATAATCTTGTCAATCtctattcaaaatttaagaaattggATGATGCGCAACGGGTGTTCGATGAAACACTTGAGAGAAACACCATTACTTGGACTTCATTAATAAAAGGCTATTTAGAGAATGGGGATTACGAGTCTGTATTTAGAATTGCACTCGATATGTGTCGTTTGGACGAGAAGTTCAACCAGCATACTTGTTCTGTTGTTTTACAAGCTTGTAGCTCGAAAAATGATCGGATTCTTGGTGAGCAAATTCATggttttgtcataaaaaatgggtttgaaaaaaatgtttttgttgCAACTTCTTTAATTTCCATGTATTCAAGAAGCGGATTCTTTGATGATGCGGAGAAAATTTTTCATAGCTTGGTTTATAAAGATGTTAGGTGCttgaatttaatgattttggAATATGATAAGGCAGGTTACGCGGATAAAGCTTTTGAGGTATTTGTTCATCTGCTAACTTGTGGTTTGGAGCCAAATGATTATACATTCACAAATATAATTAGCTTGTGCTGCGAGAATGTAGGTTTTGAAGAGGGAAAACAACTACATGGGGTTGCTATTAAGTACAGCTTAGATAGGAAGGTTTCAGTTGGAAATGCATTAGTAACAATGTATGGGAAGTGTGGAATGGTTGATGAAGCTGAGAGAATGTTTAATACAGTGAATGGaagaaatttgatttcttgGACTGCCCTTATGTCAGGGTATCTGAAGAGTGGTCTTGGAGGGAAAGCCATTAATTTGTTCTTGGAATTACTAGACCATGGCATTTTTTGTGACTCAAGTAGTTTAGTAACTGTGATTGATGCCTGCTCAGAGTGTAGAAACTTGGAATTTGGACTTCAACTCCATGGTTTTGTGATAAAACTTGGTCATTTAGGTGATGCCAGTATTGGAACTGGTTTAGTTGATTTGTATGCCAAATGTGGGAACCTGAAGTCTGCAAGAATGCTTTTTGATGGTGTCTCAGGTAAAAATGCTGCTTTATTTAATGCTCTTCTTGTTGGATTTATGGAAACAAATGGAGCCAATGAAGAAGATGCCATGCTTTTGTTTAGTCAGCAGAGATTAGCTGGTATGAGACCAGATAATGTGACTTTTTCACGGCTCATTAGTCAATCTGCTAACAAATCTTGTTTAGTTAGAGGCAGTAGTCTTCATGGCTATTCAATTAAATCAGGGTATGAAACAGATTTAATTGTAGGAAATGCTTTAATTTCCATGTATGCCAAATGTGGAAGCATTGAAGATGCCTATCAAATGTTCAAAGGTATGAGTGGACACAATGTTGTATCATGGAACGCAATACTTTCTGCATATGCCCTTCATGGGCAAGGTAAAAAAGCACTCTTGCTTTTCAAAGAGATGAAACATGAAGGTTTTATACCTGATGAAATCACAGTATTGGCTGTTCTTCAAGCCTGCATTTACTCTGGGTTATGGGAAGATGGCATATGCTTATTCAATGAAATTGAACCAATATATGGAATAAAACCAATACTTGAGCACTTTAATTGCATGGTTGATCTATTGGGCAGAGCTGGTCTTTTGTCCGAAGCCATGAATCTTGTTAAAAGTTCCCCTTATCCACACTCACCTCTGCTTTGGAGAACATTGGTCAGTGTCTCTAAATTAACTGGGGATTTGAGTTTTAGCATTTTGGCTTCAAAACATTTGCTGAACTTAGAGCCTGAAGAGGCTGGGTCTTATATACTTGTTTCAAATATGTATGCTAGAGAAGGAATGTTGGACGAGGCAGCCAAAGTTAGAACAGCTATGAATGACTTGAAGTTAAGTAAAGAAGCAGGATGTAGCTGGATTGAGATCAACAACACGGTCCATTGGTTCATAGCAAGCAGCAAAGACCATCCAAGAAGTAGAGAAATTTATGCAAACTTGGATCTACTAAGTGATGAGATGAAATCAAAGTTTGATTATTGA
- the LOC123198092 gene encoding uncharacterized protein LOC123198092: MIWASGRAINLVDNNKTRLQSLLSDKSCLPQQNPPTRRRLSCANLLFKANLGKEIYFTLNNYGKIGYFCLHVEILYVFLTDKTTPLLSFVNTKSLYYYPLHSLPMALNSMLRHRLFSRFGSTQAGPSRWTSPGHQEKANGYLFNRTPPPPGQSRKWEDWELPCYITSFLTVVILGVGLNAKPDLTIETWAHQKALERLQMEKSD, from the exons ATGATCTGGGCGAGCGGAAGGGCTATCAATCTTGTTGACAACAACAAGACCAGACTCCAGAGCCTTCTTTCGGACAAATCTTGTCTGCCTCAACAGAATCCACCTACAAGAAGACGACTGAGCTGTGCTAATTTACTG tttaaggCAAATCTGGGAAAGGAAATCTACTTCACTCTTAACAATTATGGTAAAAtaggttatttttgtcttcaCGTAGAAATCCTTTATGTGTTCTTGACTGACAAAACGACGCCGCTCCTCTCCTTCGTTAATACCAAATCCCTCTACTACTATCCGCTTCATTCTCTTCCCATGGCGTTGAACAGCATGCTCCGGCACCGCCTCTTCTCTCGCTTTGGCTCAACCCAGGCCGGCCCGAGCCGATGGACGAGCCCGGGACACCAAGAGAAGGCCAATGGCTACCTATTCAACCGGACTCCACCACCACCGGGCCAGTCTCGCAAATGGGAAGACTGGGAGCTTCCCTGCTACATTACAAGCTTTTTGACGGTCGTGATTTTGGGCGTTGGCCTTAATGCTAAGCCTGATCTCACCATCGAGACCTGGGCGCACCAAAAAGCCCTTGAACGCCTGCAGATGGAGAAATCTGACTGA
- the LOC123197330 gene encoding 60S acidic ribosomal protein P1-like, with the protein MSLGEIACSYACMILHDDGIAITADKIAQLVKASNLTVESYWPSLFAKLVEKRNIDDLIMNVGAGGGGAATAATAPAGVSAPAGATTAAPQEEKKEEPKEESDDDMGFSLFD; encoded by the exons ATGTCGCTTGGAGAGATTGCTTGCAGTTATGCTTGTATGATCCTCCATGATGATGGTATCGCCATCACT GCGGATAAGATTGCTCAATTGGTGAAAGCATCCAATTTAACTGTTGAATCCTATTGGCCTAGCTTGTTTGCGAAGCTGGTAGAGAAACGAAACATCGATGACCTTATTATGAATGTGGGTGCTGGTGGTGGTGGTGCTGCCACTGCTGCTACTGCACCAGCTGGTGTTTCTGCCCCTGCCGGAGCCACCACTGCCGCTCCACAGGAGGAGAAGAAG GAAGAACCCAAGGAAGAGAGCGACGATGATATGGGATTTAGCTTGTTTGATTAG